One genomic window of Choristoneura fumiferana chromosome 14, NRCan_CFum_1, whole genome shotgun sequence includes the following:
- the LOC141435046 gene encoding uncharacterized protein, which produces MDAYDTLAQLNSILTIFTLHNISRKIVLGTTKWPYLKMTFILLCFGLMYVYNMYYHFFIEELSEVNLSVKITETLSSVFGYLQYVIDLYFVYKYGGQPCVAYYETYDDIDKYFEMKYHREIWRNVLASIVMFVTLWLIASVSDYTAWFLSFGWESPTTYIVAYFTFLIRMLTILELNSHSMHIGYRLKTIADVLRDHFSLAEDLPSCVKVAKVVEVKSVRRIMPLKMRDDNEINRLGSYYLLLSKQATFLNNFFGVRVSLEVYSSLQQLRALVTTRPIRFHAANFFNLDSTLLLSTASVVATYAVILLQTTS; this is translated from the exons ATGGACGCTTACGACACCCTCGCACAACTAAATTCTATCCTCACAATATTCACGCTTCACAACATCTCCCGCAAAATCGTATTAGGCACAACGAAATGGCCTTACTTAAAGATGACTTTCATACTCCTATGCTTCGGTCTTATGTATGTCTACAACATGTACTATCACTTTTTTATCGAAGAATTATCGGAGGTGAATTTATCCGTGAAAATTACGGAGACGTTGAGCAGTGTATTCGGTTATTTGCAATATGTAATCGACTTGTATTTCGTTTACAAATACGGGGGACAGCCTTGCGTCGCGTATTACGAAACCTATGACGATATAGACAAGTATTTTGAGATGAAATACCACCGGGAGATTTGGAGGAACGTGTTGGCCTCTATTGTGATGTTTGTGACCCTATGGTTGATAGCTTCCGTGAGCGATTACACTGCTTGGTTCCTCAGTTTTGGATGGGAAAGCCCGACTACATACATCGTCGCTTATTTTACATTTCTTATTCGTATGTTGACGATTTTGGAGTTGAACTCCCATTCTATGCACATTGGTTATAGGTTGAAGACTATAGCTGATGTTTTGAGGGATCATTTTTCGCTGGCCGAGGACTTGCCCTCTTGTGTAAAGGTGGCTAAGGTAGTTGAAGTTAAAAGTGTAAGAAGGATTATGCCCCTGAAGATGAGGGATGATAATGAAATAAACAGGCTGGGAAGTTATTACTTACTGTTGAGTAAGCAGGCTACGTTCTTGAATAACTTCTTTGGTGTTCGGGTAA GTTTGGAAGTGTACTCCTCGCTGCAGCAGCTCCGCGCGCTGGTGACCACCAGACCTATCCGATTCCACGCAGCCAACTTCTTCAACCTGGACTCCACTCTCCTGCTCTCTACAGCTTCTGTGGTTGCCACTTACGCAGTCATATTACTGCAGACTACTTCATAA